In Brucella melitensis bv. 1 str. 16M, a genomic segment contains:
- a CDS encoding site-specific integrase, producing MGLLLRYVFQTKFGTWHYRRRVPKAAQAFIPKGEFKRLLGETRREALRNWPRVNAEFERLISPPDDKSDPHRNTPPQPESVQPQSAQPDEGLGAPVREPIEAVRRKPSEPTLEDAKRLYVQERVKGDINEIHKAARIERVMGHLHTIIAPDCLLSKLTRKDARAVRDRMLGELEMKPITVKRYLCDVSAMVNLGIREFDVRDAVNPFQNLPIKAETTATVAREERDPLPADVVSAMRERLSANAASDIWNLWQILEGTGCRLGEISGLLRSDVHLKGQIPYLDLVFHEHRRLKTVGSIRRVPLIGSALKAVKDALKESEGSEFLFPRYGRVRGADSASAALMKHLRAVSENPKHTVHSLRHGMEDKLTRAGVSEFDRNLVLGHSSGGMSERYGGAEVRLEIAFKAIKKVQGREIKLSNTDPLINGMNPSLVIDSN from the coding sequence ATGGGTTTGCTGTTAAGGTATGTATTCCAGACAAAATTCGGGACATGGCATTACCGCCGAAGGGTCCCCAAAGCGGCACAAGCGTTCATTCCTAAGGGTGAGTTCAAGCGCCTGTTGGGTGAGACAAGACGTGAAGCCTTGCGAAATTGGCCCCGCGTAAACGCTGAATTTGAACGCCTTATTTCTCCACCGGACGACAAGTCCGATCCCCACAGGAACACACCTCCTCAGCCTGAAAGCGTTCAGCCACAAAGTGCTCAACCCGACGAAGGCCTTGGTGCGCCTGTGCGCGAGCCTATAGAGGCGGTTAGACGCAAGCCGTCAGAACCCACACTGGAGGATGCCAAGCGGCTTTATGTTCAAGAGCGCGTCAAAGGCGATATCAACGAAATCCACAAAGCTGCCCGTATAGAACGCGTTATGGGCCACCTTCATACGATCATCGCGCCCGATTGTCTGCTGTCCAAGCTGACACGCAAGGACGCCAGAGCAGTACGTGACCGGATGCTCGGTGAACTTGAAATGAAGCCGATAACTGTCAAACGCTATCTGTGCGACGTGAGCGCTATGGTCAATCTCGGTATCCGGGAGTTTGATGTTCGGGACGCTGTGAACCCATTTCAAAACTTGCCGATTAAGGCGGAAACAACTGCGACAGTCGCAAGGGAAGAACGCGATCCCCTCCCCGCTGATGTTGTCAGCGCTATGCGCGAACGGCTGTCGGCAAACGCCGCGTCTGACATATGGAACCTTTGGCAAATCTTGGAGGGAACTGGTTGTCGTCTTGGTGAAATATCGGGGCTTTTGCGATCAGACGTACACCTGAAAGGGCAAATCCCCTATCTTGATCTTGTCTTTCACGAGCATAGACGTCTCAAGACAGTTGGATCAATCCGGCGTGTGCCGCTCATTGGCAGCGCCCTGAAAGCCGTAAAGGATGCCCTGAAAGAGTCGGAAGGCAGCGAATTTCTGTTTCCCCGGTACGGTCGTGTACGTGGTGCGGATAGCGCTTCCGCTGCCCTTATGAAACATCTACGTGCCGTTTCTGAGAACCCTAAACACACCGTTCACTCCCTCCGTCATGGCATGGAAGACAAATTGACCCGTGCGGGTGTATCCGAATTTGACAGAAATCTTGTCCTTGGGCATTCGAGTGGCGGCATGAGTGAGCGTTACGGGGGCGCTGAGGTGCGGCTGGAGATTGCATTCAAGGCGATCAAGAAAGTGCAGGGGCGGGAGATTAAGCTATCTAACACCGATCCACTCATCAATGGAATGAATCCATCGCTCGTGATCGATTCAAATTAG